A window of the Henckelia pumila isolate YLH828 chromosome 3, ASM3356847v2, whole genome shotgun sequence genome harbors these coding sequences:
- the LOC140892925 gene encoding serine/threonine-protein kinase ATR isoform X6: MANLSSLVHELRERIAASSSATSTTQNDDVLESRFRAVLPNLLHAYVVPSASAKEREVIAVLKLLAHTAKNFPGVFYHGKAGAVLPVIGRIIPFFAEPAFLSRHGTIFETVGSLLSLLRTGDRDAFRQFFMDTMLLAEDLAYVASVCNNTNSSKAKKVSVTSFCESVAAISNETALLSDIPTCNRPVNGYGISLDLTGQERFLPFATSVIKLLYKSLTEGTLNVEGLVDVPCVLAVCKLLCYGDDDLHMACFDFARLVGAGRNREIIPTEIFIQSMTIILNEDLEGVSVFRSAVYDSSLGGCLHALHSGSPDEIVRSTAADIVRIYSESLLKTGSLELKAALCSAYVRIAKMCPPQIWKPECLIYVLCSSEPMFQLIDCFKVAVSRLSPHLVGRIITDDRDISLLAFRDTANEISTVGGKRHTQGTDTSVTKRQKREDKFTDSGNKREEARNLCGFSGIREKEYADFLFNSLNLLVEFLKPPGENSNSMRTETALTAISILCVVFSEHPHTDLSICIFRQMCKWIFWMFEQAKPGHPFTMDISIFLEAVDSLLLMQGSLSEENKNELFESTGDIGTLLRPVLKLSWNHSSSTIDYCPPWKAKCLSIRILSKIGSIAHSGVDLDVLDLGLRDEAEEVRIKAIIYMPLILRCCDVNFLMHMFNKLEILEKEKNDQVKKIIPLFLGHLACLYGCYEEASLGDSRYKLYLMNDLEKQESKLDNHFQGFWCSKCDGTIAFNHRSCSKVPWPNVQNTKFLLNCDYTHLQSLFFDLLYDESSEEVQVACVRMIQRILLHGPVDILLKTKTKWLQCLDFLLLHRNKIVRETFCSQIGFFLEDSVLNCLFISGGSANISREQVFMDKIKHAFAAAEDPLVLETLIETGATIMQAVDIHSQLFLFTLVLLIDQLGNPYVTVRLTASKLINRSCYVHHSGGLEQLISKVVHVRNELYYFLSMKLAYQSKLVEEFSAAVLGVETEEFVKRMIPIVLPRLVVLQHNNDQAVSTLCELAKYSNTDMVQLIVNWLPKVLAFALHQADGKELKSALQFYHEYTGSDNKEIFAAALPALLDELICFTDVDELEEISERLARVPRMIKDVAEILTGSEDLSGFLRNHYVGLLNSIDRKMLHAEDISLQKQAIRRIEMLIKLMGSHLSTYVPKIMVLLMHAINKDWLQGEGLSVLHFFIKQLALLSPSSIKHVISQVFAALVPFLERETENSFSHLHKIVEILEELVLQNKVILKQNIHEFPPVPDIPVLIKVNKMIQEACGLKTLKDQLRDVVDGLNHDNLNVRYMVASKLRKLLDLNREEFITLLTKEGDLMMDLVSSLITSLLKGCAEESRTSVGQRLKLICADCLGALGAVDPAKVKGFAITRFKIACADDDLIFELIHKHLARAFRAAPDTIVQDSAALAIQELLKLAGCQASLDDNISEQRKDKQPRKVGKSSTKDTNDCTEMVGRGQRLWDRFSDYVKEIIAPCLTSRFQLPNVSDSAASGPIYRPSMSFRRWIYFWIKKLTVHATGSRFTIFNACRGIVRHDMQIAMYLLPYLVLNAVCDGTEEARRGVTEEILSVLDAAASDNGTISVHGSNSGQSEVCIQAVFTLLDNLGQWVDDVEQELALSQPVQLSISKELAVKSKDRNTSLPKESQQAFVQCKHVSELLDAIPKVYLAKASVRCQAYARSLLYFESYVREKSGAFNPASERSGVFDDEDISYLMEIYSGLDEPDGLSGLASLRKSKSLQDHLLINKKAGNWAEALTSCEQALQMEPTSVQRHSDVLNCLLNMCHLQAMVTHVDGLLSRVPLYKKTWCTQGVQAAWRLGRWDLMDEYLSGADEEGLLCSSSESNALFDLDVAKILNAMMKKDQFSVAEKIALSKQALIAPLAAAGMDSYARAYPFVVKLHLLRELEDFNSLLNGQSFLSRRFHLGEPEFSRVLENWESRLKLTQPSLWTREPLLAFRRLVFCASGLDSQVGNCWIQYAKLCRSAGHYEVANRAILEAKAAGASNFNIEKAKLLWINKRADGAIAELQQSLLNMPVEVVGSAAISSITSLSVVPLNPPPLLVDTQSMNKNEDVAKTLLLYSRWIHYTGQKQKEDVISLYSRVKELQPKWEKGYFYMAKYCDEVLVDARKRQEDHSEQSPRVRQSISAVVSSTNVSTERRWWTYLPDVLLFYAKGLHRGHKNLFQALPRLLTLWFDFGSFYHRNNLSSNKDLANVHGKVMSIMRGCLKDLPTYQWLTVLPQLVSRICHQNEETVRLVKHIITSVLRRYPQQALWTIAAVTKSTVSSRREAAAEIIQAARRGPNQGGSNSMFVQFATLVDHLIKLCFHPGQAKARTINILTEFSALKRLMPVDIIMPTQESLTVNLPPCDTNLTDSGTSDIFSHSDLPTISGIADEAEILSSLQRPKKIILMGSDGIERPFLCKPKDDLRKDARMMEFNAMINRLLCKCPESRRRKLYIRTFAVIPLTEDCGMVEWVPYTRGLRHILQDIYISCGKFDRQKTNPQIKRVYDQFQSKMREDEMLKTKVLPMFPPVFHKWFRNTFSEPAAWFRARIAYAHTAAVWSMVGHIVGLGDRHGENILFDSTTGDCVHVDFSCLFDKGLQLEKPELVPFRLTQNMIDGLGITGYEGIYLRVCEITLSTLRSHKETLMSVLETFIHDPLVEWTKTHKSSGVEVQNPHAQRAINNIEARLQGVVVGVGAAPSLPLAVEGQARRLIAEAVSLKNLGKMYIWWMPWF, translated from the exons GCATGTTTTGACTTTGCACGCCTTGTTGGAGCAGGAAGAAATAGGGAGATTATTCCCACAGAAATCTTCATACAGTCGATGACAATTATATTGAATGAAGATCTTGAAGGAGTTTCAGTTTTCAG AAGTGCAGTTTATGATTCTTCTCTGGGTGGATGTCTTCATGCATTGCACTCTGGTTCTCCTGATGAAATTGTAAGGTCAACAGCGGCTGATATAGTACGCATATATTCTGAGTCTCTGTTGAAGACTGGGAGCTTGGAGCTCAAG GCTGCCTTATGTAGCGCATATGTGAGGATTGCAAAAATGTGCCCCCCTCAAATTTGGAAGCCAGAGTGCCTTATTTATGTACTTTGCTCATCTGAGCCCATGTTTCAATTGATAGACTGCTTCAAAGTGGCAGTTTCCAGGCTTTCTCCTCACCTTGTTGGCAGGATTATTACAGATGATCGCGATATCAGTTTGTTGGCTTTTAGAGATACTGCAAATGAGATATCAACAGTTGGGGGGAAGAGACACACTCAGGGCACAGACACTTCAGTGACAAAGCGACAAAAGAGGGAAGATAAATTTACGGATTCTGGTAACAAAAGAGAGGAAGCTCGCAATCTATGTGGGTTTTCGGGAATTAGAGAAAAAGAATATGCTGATTTTCTGTTTAATTCTTTAAATCTATTGGTTGAATTTTTAAAACCTCCTGGGGAGAACTCTAATTCAATGAGGACAGAAACTGCCCTGACTGCTATTAGCATACTTTGTGTTGTTTTTTCTGAACATCCTCACACTGACCTTTCTATTTGCATATTTCGTCAAATGTGCAAGTGGATTTTTTGGATGTTTGAGCAG GCAAAGCCAGGACATCCATTTACCATGGATATATCCATCTTCCTGGAAGCTGTTGACAGCCTGTTGCTCATGCAAG GGTCCCTTTCTGAAGAGAATAAGAATGAACTCTTTGAAAGTACGGGTGACATTGGAACTCTATTGCGCCCCGTGCTAAAGCTTTCATGGAATCATTCTTCTTCAACAATCGATTATTGCCCGCCTTGGAAGGCAAAGTGTCTGTCAATTCGAATTTTGTCTAAGATCGGGTCTATAGCTCACAGTGGAGTGGatcttgatgttttggacttgggGCTTCGTGATGAAGCAGAAGAAGTTAGAATTAAAGCTATTATTTATATGCCATTGATACTTCGATGCTGTGATGTTAATTTTCTGATGCATATGTTCAACAAACTGGA GATCCTggagaaagaaaaaaatgacCAAGTCAAGAAAATCATTCCCCTTTTTCTGGGTCATCTGGCATGCCTCTATGGATGTTATGAGGAAGCATCACTTGGTGATAGTAGATACAAACTATACTTGATGAATGATCTGGAGAAACAGGAATCTAAATTGGATAATCACTTTCAAGGATTTTGGTGTTCAAAGTGTGATGGTACTATAGCATTCAATCACCGATCCTGCTCGAAAGTTCCGTGGCCTAATGTGCAGAACACTAAATTTCTTTTGAATTGTGATTACACGCATTTGCAGTCTCTCTTTTTTGACCTCCTTTATGATGAATCATCGGAAGAAGTTCAAGTTGCTTGTGTGAGAATGATTCAGAGAATCCTTTTGCATGGACCTGTAGATATTTTacttaaaacaaaaacaaaatggcTTCAGTGTCTTGATTTTTTACTACTACACAGGAATAAAATTGTGAGGGAGACATTTTGTTCACAGATTGGTTTCTTCCTCGAGGATTCtgttttaaattgtttatttatcaGTGGGGGTTCTGCAAATATATCTAGGGAACAGGTGTTTATGGACAAGATAAAACATGCTTTTGCAGCTGCTGAAGATCCTCTGGTTTTGGAAACTCTAATAGAAACCGGAGCAACAATTATGCAAGCTGTTGATATTCATAGTCAACTGTTTCTCTTCACCCTTGTTCTGTTAATAGATCAGCTTGGCAATCCATACGTGACAGTGAGGCTAACTGCATCAAAGTTGATAAACAGATCTTGCTATGTCCACCATAGCGGGGGACTTGAACAACTCATTTCTAAAGTTGTGCATGTTCGAAATgaattgtattattttttatccaTGAAGCTTGCCTATCAATCAAAATTGGTAGAAGAGTTCTCTGCAGCTGTTCTTGGTGTGGAAACTGAAGAATTTGTCAAGAGAATGATTCCCATTGTTCTTCCAAGGCTTGTTGTTCTCCAACACAATAACGACCAAGCAGTATCCACTTTATGTGAGTTGGCCAAATACTCGAACACAGATATGGTACAACTGATTGTTAATTGGCTGCCTAAAGTGCTTGCATTTGCTCTTCACCAAGCTGATGGGAAAGAACTAAAATCTGCTCTGCAGTTCTACCATGAATACACTGGGTCTGATAACAAAGAAATCTTTGCAGCTGCTTTACCTGCACTTTTAGATGAACTTATATGCTTTACAGACGTAGATGAACTAGAAGAAATAAGTGAAAG ATTAGCCAGGGTTCCTCGAATGATAAAAGATGTGGCAGAAATTCTTACTGGAAGTGAAGATTTGTCAGGATTTTTGAGGAACCATTATGTTGGTCTGTTGAACAGCATTGACAGAAAAATGCTTCACGCAGAGGATATATCCTTGCAAAAACAAGCCATCAGGCGGATAGAGATGCtgattaaattaatgggctctCATCTTAGCACCTATGTACCAAAAATTATGGTCCTTCTCATGCATGCTATCAATAAGGATTGGCTCCAGGGTGAAGGTCTCTCGGTTTTGCATTTCTTCATAAAGCAATTGGCATTATTGTCACCGTCTAGCATTAAACATGTGATTTCCCAAGTTTTTGCTGCTCTAGTCCCTTTTCTGGAGAGAGAGACTGAAAATTCATTTTCCCACTTGCATAAAATTGTGGAGATATTGGAAGAGCTTGTGCTTCAGAATAAGGTCATCTTAAAGCAAAATATCCACGAGTTCCCTCCCGTACCCGACATTCCTGTTCTGATTAAAGTAAACAAAATGATTCAAGAAGCATGTGGATTGAAGACTCTGAAAGATCAGTTACGTGATGTTGTGGATGGATTAAATCATGATAACTTAAATGTGAGATACATGGTAGCATCTAAGCTAAGGAAATTGCTGGACCTGAATAGGGAAGAGTTTATAACTTTGCTCACTAAGGAGGGGGATCTAATGATGGATCTCGTGAGCTCTTTGATAACTTCATTACTTAAAGGTTGTGCAGAGGAATCAAGAACTTCAGTTGGACAACGTCTGAAGTTGATATGCGCTGATTGCCTTGGAGCACTTGGTGCTGTTGATCCTGCCAAAGTCAAGGGATTTGCCATCACTCGGTTTAAGATTGCATGTGCTGATGATGATTTAATATTTGAGTTGATCCACAAACATCTGGCCAGGGCTTTCAGAGCTGCACCTGACACCATCGTTCAAGATTCGGCTGCATTGGCTATTCAGGAGCTGCTAAAGCTCGCTGGTTGCCAGGCATCACTTGATGATAACATTTCAGAACAAAGAAAAGACAAACAACCCCGAAAGGTGGGAAAATCTTCTACCAAGGACACAAATGATTGCACTGAAATGGTTGGTAGGGGGCAGAGATTGTGGGACCGTTTTTCTGATTATGTCAAAGAGATTATAGCCCCTTGCTTAACCTCAAGATTCCAGCTGCCTAATGTGTCAGATTCCGCTGCTTCTGGTCCAATATACCGACCTTCAATGTCGTTCAGAAGATGgatatatttttggattaaaaaattAACTGTCCATGCCACTGGCTCCCGGTTTACAATTTTTAATGCTTGCCGAGGTATTGTGCGTCATGATATGCAAATTGCAATGTATCTTTTACCTTATTTAGTCTTGAATGCTGTATGTGATGGTACTGAGGAGGCACGCCGTGGAGTAACTGAGGAAATTCTATCAGTTCTTGATGCAGCAGCCTCTGATAATGGAACTATTTCTGTGCATGGTAGTAATTCTGGACAAAGTGAAGTGTGCATTCAAGCTGTGTTTACCCTTCTTGATAATCTAGGCCAATGGGTGGATGACGTTGAGCAAGAACTTGCCCTATCTCAGCCTGTTCAGTTATCTATCTCTAAGGAGCTAGCTGTCAAATCCAAGGATAGAAACACATCACTTCCAAAGGAATCACAACAAGCATTTGTGCAATGTAAGCATGTATCCGAACTCCTGGATGCAATTCCCAAGGTATATCTTGCTAAGGCCTCTGTCAGGTGTCAGGCTTATGCCAGATCTTTATTATACTTTGAGTCTTATGTGCGGGAGAAGTCAGGAGCTTTCAATCCTGCTTCTGAAAGGAGTGGTGTCTTTGACGATGAAGACATCTCTTATCTAATGGAAATATACAGTGGATTAGATGAGCCAGATGGGTTGTCTGGTCTGGCATCTTTGCGCAAGTCAAAGAGCTTGCAAGACCATCTCCTGATTAATAAAAAGGCAGGAAACTGGGCTGAAGCTCTGACTTCTTGTGAGCAAGCTTTGCAGATGGAGCCCACTTCTGTTCAGAGGCATTCTGATGTCCTTAACTGTTTGTTGAACATGTGTCATTTACAGGCCATGGTAACTCATGTTGATGGATTACTTTCGAGGGTTCCTCTATACAAGAAAACATGGTGTACACAAGGTGTTCAGGCTGCATGGAGGCTTGGGAGGTGGGACTTGATGGATGAATACCTAAGTGGAGCTGATGAAGAAGGATTACTTTGTAGCAGCTCTGAGAGTAATGCTCTTTTTGACTTGGATGTTGCAAAAATTCTTAATGCAATGATGAAAAAGGATCAATTTTCTGTTGCTGAGAAAATTGCATTATCGAAACAAGCTCTTATTGCTCCTCTTGCTGCTGCTGGGATGGATTCTTATGCACGAGCTTACCCATTCGTCGTCAAGCTTCACTTGCTTCGGGAGCTGGAGGACTTTAATTCGCTTCTAAATGGTCAGTCTTTTTTGAGTAGAAGATTCCATCTTGGTGAACCAGAGTTCTCTAGAGTTTTGGAAAACTGGGAGAGTCGATTGAAACTTACGCAGCCATCTCTTTGGACTAGAGAACCGCTTTTGGCATTTCGAAGGCTTGTTTTTTGTGCCAGCGGTCTTGATTCTCAAGTTGGTAACTGCTGGATACAGTATGCAAAGCTGTGTCGATCAGCTGGCCATTATGAAGTTGCAAATAGAGCAATTTTAGAAGCCAAGGCAGCAGGTGCTTCCAATTTTAACATTGAGAAAGCGAAGCTCCTGTGGATCAATAAGAGGGCTGATGGTGCCATAGCGGAGTTGCAACAATCACTTCTCAACATGCCTGTGGAAGTTGTTGGCTCTGCTGCTATTTCGTCAATCACTAGCCTCTCTGTTGTTCCTCTTAACCCTCCGCCTTTACTGGTAGATACTCAATCGATGAATAAAAATGAAGATGTGGCAAAGACCCTCCTCTTATACTCGAGGTGGATTCACTACACTGGGCAAAAGCAGAAGGAAGATGTAATAAGTCTGTATTCTAGGGTGAAGGAACTCCAGCCCAAGTGGGAGAAAGGATACTTTTATATGGCAAAATATTGCGATGAAGTGCTTGTTGATGCTAGAAAGCGCCAGGAGGACCATTCTGAACAGTCTCCAAGAGTGAGACAATCCATTTCAGCTGTTGTCTCATCGACTAATGTGAGTACTGAGAGAAGGTGGTGGACTTACCTTCCTGATGTTCTTTTGTTTTATGCGAAGGGACTACATAGGGGGCACAAGAATCTCTTTCAAGCCCTACCAAGGTTGTTAACATTGTGGTTTGACTTTGGAAGTTTTTATCACAGAAATAATTTGTCATCCAATAAAGATTTGGCGAATGTTCACGGGAAG GTTATGAGCATCATGAGAGGGTGTTTAAAGGACTTGCCCACCTACCAGTGGTTAACTGTCTTGCCTCAGTTAGTTTCAAGAATTTGCCACCAGAATGAAGAAACTGTCCGCTTAGTGAAACACATTATTACTTCTGTGCTCCGTCGATATCCACAGCAAGCTCTATGGACCATTGCAGCTGTTACAAAATCCACAGTTTCTTCAAGGAGGGAGGCTGCTGCTGAGATTATACAAGCTGCAAGAAGAGGACCCAATCAGGGAGGTTCGAACTCTATGTTTGTGCAGTTTGCCACCCTAGTTGATCATCTCATAAAGCTGTGTTTTCATCCAGGCCAAGCAAAGGCAAGGACGATTAACATTTTGACTGAATTTAGCGCCCTTAAGAGGCTGATGCCTGTGGATATCATAATGCCTACCCAGGAATCTCTTACTGTTAATTTACCTCCATGTGATACGAATCTAACTGATTCTGGTACATCTGATATCTTTTCACATTCGGATCTTCCGACAATATCAGGAATAGCTGATGAGGCCGAGATTCTTTCCTCGCTTCAGCGTCCAAAGAAA ATAATTCTCATGGGCAGTGATGGAATTGAACGTCCATTTCTATGCAAACCAAAAGATGACCTAAGAAAAGATGCACGCATGATGGAGTTCAATGCAATGATAAATCGTCTGCTATGCAAGTGTCCTGAAAGTCGTCGGAGGAAGCTTTATATTCGTACTTTTGCAGTGATTCCATTGACAGAAGATTGTGGTATGGTTGAGTGGGTCCCTTACACTCGTGGACTCCGACATATTCTCCAGGACATTTACATAAGCTGTGGAAAGTTTGACAGACAGAAAACAAATCCTCAAATTAAGCGTGTTTATGATCAATTCCAAAGTAAAATGCGAGAAGACGAAATGCTGAAGACCAAAGTTTTGCCAATGTTCCCTCCAGTCTTCCATAAATGGTTCCGAAACACATTTTCAGAACCAGCTGCATGGTTTAGGGCTCGGATAGCGTATGCACATACTGCAGCAGTTTGGTCCATGGTTGGTCATATCGTTGGCCTTGGGGATAGGCATGGTGAAAACATTCTCTTTGACTCTACCACGGGCGATTGTGTGCATGTGGACTTTAGTTGCTTGTTTGACAAAGGCCTTCAGTTGGAGAAACCAGAGTTGGTGCCTTTCAGGCTGACACAG AACATGATTGATGGGCTAGGGATAACTGGATATGAGGGCATTTACCTCCGGGTTTGCGAGATCACCCTCTCAACGCTACGCAGTCACAAGGAGACACTCATGAGCGTCTTGGAAACTTTCATCCACGATCCCCTCGTGGAATGGACAAAAACCCACAAGTCCAGTGGGGTAGAAGTACAAAACCCCCATGCGCAG CGAGCCATCAATAATATCGAAGCACGTCTGCAAGGAGTTGTGGTTGGTGTTGGTGCAGCGCCCTCTTTGCCTCTTGCCGTTGAAGGACAAGCTCGCCGTCTGATCGCAGAGGCAGTTTCACTTAAAAACCTGGGAAAGATGTACATATGGTGGATGCCTTGGTTTTAG